A single region of the Drosophila takahashii strain IR98-3 E-12201 chromosome 2R, DtakHiC1v2, whole genome shotgun sequence genome encodes:
- the LOC138912131 gene encoding uncharacterized protein has translation MLQATQVSIRRSGHILAKDFRPISLTSFLMKTLDRMIDIHIRENTEKQHLSNAQLAYRKGRSTETALHEVVCHIEKSLHFNQYTMATFLGAFNNVNAKSILSSLNSIGIEGDIRAWIGVMLTSRTITAELSGT, from the exons ATGCTTCAAGCAACACAGGTCAGCATCA GAAGAAGTGGTCACATCCTAGCAAAGGACTTCAGGCCGATCAGCCTCACCTCCTTCCTAATGAAAACGCTGGATCGAATGATCGATATTCATATCCGGGAAAACACCGAGAAGCAGCATCTATCGAACGCTCAGCTTGCGTACCGAAAAGGCAGATCGACAGAAACGGCACTACACGAAGTAGTCTGCCACATAGAAAAATCGCTACATTTTAACCAATATACAATGGCCACCTTCTTAGGTGCGTTCAATAATGTAAACGCCAAATCCATACTGAGCTCCCTCAACTCGATCGGCATTGAAGGCGACATCAGAGCTTGGATCGGAGTTATGCTCACGAGCAGGACGATAACAGCCGAACTGAGTGGCACTTAA
- the LOC138912132 gene encoding uncharacterized protein, with protein sequence MLQKLWEVEEISVPKLVSEADEFCEQYFADTTRRLSDGRYMVRLPFKSEFPESVTLGPSRTTAMGQYVRLHKSLSKDSDLRKQHDNVLQEYVDLGHMTEAEPFEVIIKNKYFFFYLPLHAVVRPESKTTKLRVVFNASRRTTTQFSLNDVLHKGPTLQSDLLGILLNWRLYKYVFNGDIEKMYRQILVHPDDRQYQRLLFRPQSSSIIKDFELKTVTFGVNCAPFLAIRILRQLAEDYLPQRAPTKFLKLDFLERRQAARRMGYCANCLASTHRLHECKSNEVCHRCGDLQHTLLHAVNNGGRSKSPSNKPKSKVVA encoded by the exons ATGCTGCAGAAACTGTGGGAGGTTGAAGAAATATCTGTACCTAAGTTAGTTTCTGAAGCTGATGAATTCTGCGAACAATACTTCGCAGACACAACGCGAAGGCTTTCAGATGGACGATATATGGTTCGTCTCCCGTTCAAATCCGAATTTCCCGAAAGCGTGACACTGGGTCCGTCCAGAACCACTGCCATGGGCCAATATGTTCGCTTGCACAAATCCTTGAGCAAAGACAGCGACCTACGAAAACAACACGACAATGTTCTGCAAGAATACGTCGACCTGGGCCACATGACAGAGGCCGAACCTTTCGAAGtcatcattaaaaataaatatttcttcttCTATCTGCCTCTTCACGCGGTCGTTCGACCTGAAAGCAAAACGACCAAACTTCGTGTAGTCTTTAATGCGTCTCGTCGCACGACCACACAATTTTCTCTAAATGATGTACTTCACAAAGGGCCTACACTCCAAAGCGATTTGTTGGGAATCCTACTCAACTGGAGACTGTACAAATACGTATTCAATGGTGATATTGAGAAAATGTATCGCCAAATCCTAGTCCATCCGGATGATCGCCAGTACCAACGACTTCTTTTCCGACCACAATCAAGTTCAATTATAAAAGACTTTGAGCTAAAGACAGTCACTTTCGGTGTTAACTGCGCACCATTTCTCGCTATACGCATTCTCCGGCAGCTGGCCGAGGACT ATTTGCCACAAAGGGCACCCACGAAGTTCCTTAAACTGGATTTCTTAGAACGACGACAGGCGGCTCGACGAATGGGATATTGCGCCAACTGCCTGGCATCCACACATAGGCTGCACGAATGCAAGTCAAATGAAGTGTGCCATCGATGTGGAGATTTGCAGCACACCCTCTTACACGCTGTCAACAACGGAGGACGTTCCAAGTCACCAAGCAACAAGCCGAAGTCTAAGGTTGTGGCTTAA
- the LOC138912133 gene encoding uncharacterized protein yields the protein MVTVARHKEKRWVALFTCLTTRAIHLELAHDLSTDSCIIAIRNFVCRRGPVYKLRSDNGKNFVGADREARRFGDVFEPERIQGELSGRGIEWVFNCPINPSEGGVWERMVQCVKRVLRHTLKEVAPRDHVLESFLIEAENIVNSRPLTHLPVDADQEAPLTPNDLLRGVANLPDTPGGDVELPKECATRKQWRIARDRFWKRWVLEYLPTLVRREKWCRRTEPIRQGDMVFVCNPALPRREWCKGIIEEVYHGVDGVIRRARVRVNDNGLSRIMMRPVSKLAVLDLSEAVLHGVGDVDGR from the coding sequence ATGGTAACTGTGGCTCGACACAAGGAGAAGCGATGGGTAGCCCTGTTCACGTGCTTGACGACCAGGGCGATACATCTGGAGTTGGCGCATGACCTGTCGACGGATTCCTGCATAATTGCGATCAGGAATTTCGTCTGCCGTAGAGGGCCAGTGTACAAGCTGCGCAGTGATAACGGCAAGAACTTCGTGGGAGCTGACAGGGAAGCCCGACGATTTGGTGATGTGTTCGAGCCGGAAAGAATTCAAGGAGAGCTCTCTGGCAGAGGCATCGAGTGGGTTTTTAACTGCCCAATAAACCCATCTGAAGGAGGAGTCTGGGAGCGAATGGTGCAGTGCGTCAAGAGGGTCCTGCGCCACACACTGAAAGAGGTGGCGCCGCGGGATCACGTACTGGAGAGTTTCCTGATCGAGGCGGAGAACATAGTCAATTCGCGTCCGCTCACCCACTTGCCGGTGGATGCGGACCAGGAGGCGCCTCTGACGCCAAATGATCTACTCAGAGGAGTAGCCAACTTGCCAGACACGCCTGGCGGAGACGTGGAGCTGCCCAAGGAGTGCGCTACACGGAAGCAATGGAGGATAGCCCGGGACCGTTTCTGGAAGAGGTGGGTCTTGGAGTACCTGCCTACACTTGTGCGCCGCGAGAAGTGGTGCCGGAGGACGGAGCCGATTCGCCAGGGTGACATGGTCTTCGTTTGCAATCCAGCCTTGCCCCGAAGAGAGTGGTGCAAGGGAATCATCGAGGAGGTCTATCATGGAGTGGATGGAGTCATCAGACGCGCTAGAGTGCGCGTGAACGACAACGGCCTATCTAGGATTATGATGCGTCCCGTCTCCAAACTTGCAGTTTTGGATTTGAGTGAAGCGGTTCTTCACGGGGTCGGGGATGTCGACGGACGATAG